A single region of the Streptomyces sp. ITFR-16 genome encodes:
- a CDS encoding DoxX family protein, which translates to MPRTPHSSLLLAGLMAGAGVLHFTVPKAFDGTVPRVLPGSPRAWTYASGVVECALAAGLVHPRTRRVAARATAGFFVGVFPANVQMAVDWRHRPALPRAAAFGRLPLQIPLVLWARRAARDEDAPGVR; encoded by the coding sequence ATGCCCCGCACCCCGCATTCCTCGCTCCTCCTCGCCGGGCTCATGGCCGGGGCCGGGGTGCTGCACTTCACCGTTCCGAAGGCATTCGACGGGACCGTGCCGCGGGTTCTGCCGGGGTCGCCGAGGGCGTGGACATATGCGAGCGGGGTGGTCGAGTGCGCGCTCGCCGCCGGGCTCGTCCATCCGCGCACGCGGCGCGTCGCGGCGCGGGCGACGGCCGGCTTCTTCGTCGGTGTGTTTCCCGCCAATGTCCAGATGGCCGTCGACTGGCGGCACCGCCCCGCCCTGCCGAGGGCCGCCGCCTTCGGGCGGCTCCCCCTGCAGATTCCGCTGGTGCTGTGGGCCCGCAGGGCCGCCAGGGACGAGGACGCCCCCGGCGTCCGGTAG
- a CDS encoding iron-containing redox enzyme family protein — translation MTALPAAPSAVTAPRLPAPRGDLSESVVAVLRGRSASLPPDDAIQASDPLGDDLHLLLHMLYELHYRGFEEADDDLEWDPALLRVRAAAEAVFLRTLRQNTTGGKDVEKALDALLVEPAGDDPHSVSHFLQREGERGQLREYAALRSLYQLKEADPHLWVVPRLVGRAKAAMVAIEFDEFGAGRAEDIHARLFADLMADLDLDTAYGAYLEHAPAPALATVNLMSLFGLHRSLRGALVGHFAALEITSSPGSRRLAKALRRVGAGAAAQRFYDEHVEADAVHEQVVRREVIGGLLELEPHLAADVVLGVEATGYLEDRLAAHILSAWRSGSTALRTPVDAHPA, via the coding sequence ATGACCGCACTCCCGGCCGCACCCTCCGCCGTCACGGCGCCCCGCCTCCCCGCGCCTCGGGGCGACCTCTCCGAGAGCGTCGTCGCCGTGCTCAGAGGCCGGAGCGCCTCGCTGCCCCCCGACGACGCCATCCAGGCGTCCGACCCGCTCGGCGACGACCTGCACCTTCTGCTCCACATGCTCTACGAGCTGCACTACCGGGGCTTCGAGGAAGCGGACGACGACCTGGAGTGGGACCCGGCCCTGCTGCGCGTTCGGGCCGCGGCCGAGGCCGTCTTCCTGCGGACGCTGCGGCAGAACACCACGGGCGGCAAGGACGTGGAGAAGGCGCTGGACGCACTGCTGGTGGAACCGGCCGGAGACGACCCGCACAGCGTGAGCCACTTCCTCCAGCGCGAGGGCGAGCGGGGGCAGCTGCGCGAGTACGCGGCGCTGCGCTCGCTCTACCAGCTCAAGGAGGCCGATCCGCATCTGTGGGTGGTGCCCCGGCTCGTGGGCCGGGCGAAGGCGGCCATGGTGGCCATCGAGTTCGACGAGTTCGGCGCCGGGCGGGCCGAGGACATCCACGCCCGGCTGTTCGCCGACCTGATGGCCGACCTGGACCTGGACACGGCGTACGGCGCCTACCTCGAACACGCCCCCGCACCCGCCCTCGCGACGGTCAACCTGATGTCCCTCTTCGGGCTCCACCGCTCCCTGCGAGGCGCGCTGGTCGGCCATTTCGCCGCTCTGGAGATCACGTCGTCCCCGGGCTCGCGCAGGCTGGCCAAGGCGCTGCGCCGGGTGGGAGCCGGTGCCGCCGCCCAGCGCTTCTACGACGAGCACGTCGAGGCCGACGCGGTCCACGAACAAGTGGTCCGCCGCGAGGTGATCGGCGGGCTGCTGGAGCTCGAACCGCACCTCGCTGCCGACGTCGTCCTGGGCGTGGAGGCCACCGGCTACCTGGAGGACCGTCTCGCCGCCCACATCCTGTCCGCCTGGCGCTCCGGGAGCACGGCGCTCAGGACGCCGGTCGACGCGCACCCCGCGTAA
- a CDS encoding haloalkane dehalogenase: protein MPTVPVLDTTFHYRESGDPDGLPFVFLHGNPTSSHLWRNVLPGVAAPGRRLLAPDLVGMGDSGKPDLAYSFDDHARYLDAWFDALGLTEAVLIGHDWGGALAFDRGARLPHTVRGIAFTETVVKPLVGDEFPAAGRELFTLLRTPGVGEDMILEKSLFIEGLPDTLATPLAPADLEVYRRPYPTPHSRRPVLAWTRMMPLDGEPADVVARIERYDAWLAAGPEVPKLLAAFEPGPGAMTDRGAVAWCEANIAGLEVSRHGPAGHHTPEDRPEELAGAIDAWATRHGLARS from the coding sequence ATGCCCACCGTTCCCGTCCTCGACACCACCTTCCACTACCGCGAGTCCGGCGACCCCGACGGACTGCCGTTCGTCTTCCTCCACGGCAACCCCACCTCCTCCCACCTGTGGCGCAACGTCCTGCCCGGTGTGGCCGCGCCCGGCAGGCGGCTGCTGGCCCCCGACCTCGTCGGCATGGGCGACTCCGGGAAGCCCGATCTCGCCTACTCCTTCGACGACCACGCCCGCTACCTCGACGCCTGGTTCGACGCGCTCGGCCTGACCGAGGCCGTTCTCATAGGGCACGACTGGGGCGGCGCGCTCGCCTTCGACCGAGGTGCCCGGCTCCCGCACACCGTCCGGGGCATCGCCTTCACCGAGACCGTCGTCAAACCTCTGGTGGGCGACGAGTTCCCGGCAGCGGGCCGGGAGTTGTTCACCCTGCTGCGCACGCCCGGGGTGGGTGAGGACATGATCCTGGAGAAGTCGCTGTTCATCGAGGGGCTCCCGGACACCCTGGCCACCCCGCTGGCCCCCGCCGATCTGGAGGTCTACCGCCGCCCCTACCCGACTCCGCACAGCCGCCGCCCGGTGCTGGCGTGGACCCGCATGATGCCGCTGGACGGCGAGCCGGCCGATGTCGTGGCCCGTATCGAGCGCTACGACGCCTGGCTGGCGGCCGGCCCGGAAGTCCCCAAGCTGCTCGCCGCGTTCGAGCCGGGACCGGGCGCCATGACCGACCGGGGCGCCGTGGCCTGGTGCGAGGCGAACATCGCGGGCCTGGAGGTGTCCCGCCACGGCCCGGCGGGTCACCACACCCCGGAGGACCGCCCGGAGGAACTGGCCGGCGCGATCGACGCCTGGGCGACCCGCCACGGGCTGGCACGTTCCTAG
- a CDS encoding NAD-dependent epimerase/dehydratase family protein, whose product MQRICVIGGSRYFGKLLVQRLLLAGHRVTVVNRGSAPPPPGAEHFVVDRDDEAALSAALGARTFDAVVDQICYTPVQAASAVRVFRDRTRRYVMTSTIEVYDPASAALPAVARDTPVPEETVDPAVWPVRTDLPWHDADYLDAHYAEGKRQAEAVFTRDGRFPYVSVRSAHVLGGGAQEFTGRLAHYTERISRGAEFVVRPEELPTVFIHYEELAGLLLWAATADGFTGPLNACSDGLLDVHGLAAAIGAATGRTPVHRTAAAKEPAGPFSFDRHYAMSNDRAKRLGFTFARTADWLPGAVAESLAVSTVPAA is encoded by the coding sequence ATGCAAAGAATCTGCGTCATCGGCGGCAGCCGCTACTTCGGAAAGCTCCTGGTCCAGCGGCTGCTTCTCGCCGGGCACCGGGTCACGGTCGTCAACCGCGGCTCCGCGCCGCCTCCGCCCGGGGCGGAGCACTTCGTCGTCGACCGCGACGACGAGGCCGCCCTGTCCGCCGCGCTCGGCGCCCGTACCTTCGACGCGGTCGTCGACCAGATCTGCTACACCCCGGTCCAGGCCGCGAGCGCGGTCCGCGTCTTCCGCGACCGCACCCGGCGGTACGTCATGACGTCCACCATCGAGGTCTACGACCCCGCGTCCGCCGCGCTGCCGGCCGTCGCCCGCGACACCCCGGTGCCGGAGGAGACCGTGGACCCGGCCGTCTGGCCGGTGCGCACGGACCTGCCCTGGCACGACGCGGACTATCTCGACGCCCACTACGCCGAGGGCAAGCGCCAGGCGGAGGCCGTCTTCACCCGGGACGGGCGGTTCCCGTACGTGTCCGTGCGCAGCGCCCATGTACTCGGCGGCGGCGCCCAGGAGTTCACCGGCCGCCTCGCGCACTACACCGAACGGATCTCGCGGGGAGCGGAGTTCGTCGTCCGCCCCGAGGAGCTGCCCACGGTCTTCATCCACTACGAGGAGCTGGCCGGCCTCCTCCTGTGGGCGGCCACGGCCGACGGCTTCACGGGTCCGCTGAACGCCTGCTCCGACGGACTGCTCGACGTCCACGGCCTGGCGGCGGCGATCGGCGCGGCCACCGGCCGGACGCCCGTGCACCGGACGGCCGCCGCGAAGGAGCCGGCCGGGCCGTTCTCCTTCGACCGGCACTACGCCATGAGCAACGACCGGGCGAAGCGACTGGGCTTCACCTTCGCGCGCACCGCCGACTGGCTGCCCGGCGCCGTCGCCGAATCCCTTGCCGTTTCCACCGTCCCTGCGGCCTGA
- a CDS encoding hydrophobic protein, whose amino-acid sequence MVPLLLVLLLALLLFGAGFALKALWIVAVIVLAVWLLGFVMRSAGTGGRRGRWYRW is encoded by the coding sequence ATGGTTCCCCTGCTTCTCGTTCTTCTTCTCGCCCTGCTTCTCTTCGGTGCCGGATTCGCTCTCAAGGCTCTGTGGATCGTCGCCGTGATCGTGCTGGCCGTGTGGCTGCTCGGATTCGTGATGCGTTCCGCCGGAACCGGTGGCCGTCGTGGCCGTTGGTACCGCTGGTAG
- a CDS encoding SGNH/GDSL hydrolase family protein: MRDVPLVDGPVDIRGALDIQAGRKGLMPRRLPAWTKEQYQDPSVDGTTLMPSGVRLVFRTDASELEFEVLTFTGRLATDTGPAPTGMLDLLVDGVLAGRRQAPVGDVMRTGGPDGPRQLVPGEPGTVRFSGLAPGLKHIELWLPQQTPMELVALRADGAVLPPLPDGRRRWVHHGSSISHCIEADGPTGTWPVVAAARGGVEVVNLSQPGNALLDPYVARTIRDLPADLISLKTGINIVSLAAFRLRTFGPAVHGFLDTIRDGHPDAPLLIVSPVSCPAVEEVPGPTTAGRDGRFVATGDPAEVARGALTLSVVRDELARIVTVRQAHDPRLHHLDGRELLGPGETDDLADGVHPTAAAYRRMGERFAAHAFADDGPFR; encoded by the coding sequence ATGCGGGATGTTCCGCTGGTGGACGGGCCGGTGGACATACGGGGTGCGCTGGACATCCAGGCGGGCCGGAAGGGGCTGATGCCGCGTCGGCTGCCCGCGTGGACCAAGGAGCAGTATCAGGACCCCTCGGTCGACGGGACGACGCTGATGCCTTCGGGGGTGCGGCTGGTGTTCCGCACGGATGCCTCGGAGCTGGAGTTCGAGGTGCTGACCTTCACCGGCCGGCTCGCGACGGACACCGGGCCCGCCCCGACCGGGATGCTGGACCTGCTGGTGGACGGTGTGCTGGCCGGGCGCCGGCAGGCTCCGGTGGGTGACGTGATGCGGACCGGCGGCCCGGACGGTCCGCGGCAGCTGGTCCCGGGCGAGCCCGGGACCGTGCGGTTCTCCGGACTCGCCCCGGGACTGAAGCACATCGAGCTGTGGCTGCCGCAGCAGACCCCGATGGAACTCGTGGCCCTGCGCGCGGACGGTGCCGTCCTGCCGCCGCTGCCGGACGGGCGGCGGCGCTGGGTGCACCACGGCAGCTCCATCAGCCACTGCATCGAGGCCGACGGCCCGACCGGCACCTGGCCGGTGGTGGCCGCCGCACGCGGCGGCGTGGAGGTGGTCAACCTCAGCCAGCCGGGCAACGCGCTCCTGGACCCCTATGTCGCCCGGACGATCCGCGACCTGCCCGCCGACCTGATCAGCCTGAAGACCGGCATCAACATCGTGAGCCTGGCCGCGTTCCGGCTGCGGACGTTCGGCCCGGCGGTGCACGGGTTCCTGGACACGATCCGGGACGGCCACCCGGACGCCCCGCTCCTGATCGTGTCCCCGGTGAGCTGCCCGGCCGTCGAGGAGGTGCCGGGTCCCACCACCGCGGGCCGGGACGGGAGGTTCGTGGCGACGGGGGACCCCGCGGAGGTGGCGCGCGGCGCCTTGACGCTCTCGGTCGTACGGGACGAACTGGCCCGGATCGTGACGGTCCGCCAGGCCCACGACCCCCGCCTGCACCACCTCGACGGCCGTGAACTCCTCGGCCCCGGCGAGACGGACGACCTGGCCGACGGCGTGCACCCCACCGCTGCCGCGTACCGGCGGATGGGCGAACGCTTCGCCGCCCACGCCTTCGCGGACGACGGCCCCTTCCGCTGA
- a CDS encoding HemK2/MTQ2 family protein methyltransferase → MAAGIAAGPAGQVRPLHGVTIRLPGVYRAQADTALLASAMHREGIGPGTDVLDLCTGSGALALCAARLGARVTAVDISRRAVASARLNAALARLPVSVHRGDLLSLFPGRRFDMLVSNPPYVPAPSGTVPRRGAGRAWDAGFDGRILIDRICDLAPSALRPGGVLLLVHSELSRPEETVRRLSRAGLNTSVSARTALPFGPVTRARLPWLRARGLVPSGADQEELVIVRARKE, encoded by the coding sequence ATGGCCGCAGGAATAGCGGCGGGACCGGCCGGTCAGGTACGGCCTCTGCACGGAGTGACCATTCGCCTGCCCGGCGTCTACCGCGCCCAGGCCGACACGGCTCTGCTGGCATCCGCGATGCACCGCGAAGGCATCGGTCCCGGAACGGACGTACTCGACCTGTGCACCGGAAGCGGGGCACTGGCCCTGTGCGCGGCGCGGCTGGGCGCGCGGGTGACCGCAGTCGACATCAGCCGCCGGGCCGTGGCGTCGGCCCGGCTGAACGCCGCGCTGGCCCGCCTGCCCGTCTCCGTGCACCGGGGGGACCTGCTGTCCCTCTTCCCGGGCCGCCGCTTCGACATGCTCGTCAGCAACCCGCCGTACGTCCCCGCCCCGAGCGGCACCGTGCCCAGGCGCGGGGCCGGCCGGGCCTGGGACGCCGGATTCGACGGCCGGATACTGATCGACCGGATCTGCGACCTGGCGCCCTCGGCCCTGCGCCCCGGCGGAGTGCTGCTCCTGGTCCACTCGGAGCTCAGCAGGCCGGAGGAGACCGTACGGCGGCTGTCCCGGGCCGGACTGAACACATCGGTGAGCGCCCGCACGGCCCTGCCCTTCGGTCCTGTGACCAGGGCCCGGCTGCCCTGGCTGCGCGCCCGGGGACTGGTGCCGTCGGGCGCGGACCAGGAGGAACTGGTGATTGTCCGTGCGCGAAAGGAATGA
- a CDS encoding TIGR03618 family F420-dependent PPOX class oxidoreductase: MSRGTTAELGTGASAFLALRQTATLTTLRPDGTPHVAPVRFTFDAATGLARVTTRAGARKARNIAAGGPAARVALCQADGFRWITLEGRAAVTDDPGRLAEAVRRYAARYRAAPPAPPDLVVVEIAVDRVQSLNL, encoded by the coding sequence GTGAGCCGGGGGACGACCGCCGAACTCGGCACCGGAGCAAGCGCGTTCCTGGCCCTGCGGCAGACCGCCACCCTCACCACCCTGCGCCCCGACGGCACCCCGCACGTCGCCCCCGTCCGCTTCACCTTCGACGCCGCGACCGGACTGGCCCGGGTGACCACCAGGGCCGGCGCCCGCAAGGCCCGCAACATCGCGGCGGGCGGCCCGGCGGCCCGTGTCGCGCTCTGCCAGGCGGACGGCTTCCGCTGGATCACCCTCGAAGGCCGGGCCGCGGTCACCGACGACCCCGGCCGCCTCGCCGAGGCGGTCCGCCGCTACGCCGCCCGCTACCGCGCGGCCCCGCCCGCCCCGCCGGACCTCGTCGTCGTCGAGATCGCCGTCGACCGCGTCCAGAGCCTCAACCTCTGA
- a CDS encoding aldo/keto reductase, whose product MQYRTIGSTAVSAIGLGAMPLSIEGRPDEARAVATVHAALDAGITLIDTADSYHWHAGETGHNELLIARALRCYPGDTSGVLVATKGGRGRPGDGSWTVTGSPGHLRRAAEASARRLGVEAIGLYQLHKPDPDVPWAESVGALRDLLDAGTIRAAGISNVTTDQIREAHTILGEGLVSVQNRYSPAVRDSEPELRLSRRLGLAFLPWSPLGGITRSSLDGPPEPASAGTPFHRVASAHGVSPQQVALAWLLTRSPAMVPVPGASRPASVQDSARAASLKLNEAETALLDATGQGAS is encoded by the coding sequence ATGCAGTACCGCACGATCGGCAGCACCGCGGTGAGCGCCATCGGGCTGGGTGCCATGCCGCTCTCCATCGAGGGCCGCCCGGACGAGGCGCGGGCCGTCGCCACCGTCCACGCCGCCCTGGACGCGGGCATCACGCTCATCGACACGGCCGACAGCTACCACTGGCACGCCGGGGAGACCGGTCACAACGAACTCCTCATCGCCCGGGCGCTGCGGTGCTACCCCGGCGACACCTCCGGCGTGCTGGTCGCCACCAAGGGCGGGCGGGGGCGCCCCGGGGACGGCAGCTGGACCGTCACCGGATCGCCCGGTCACCTCAGGCGTGCGGCCGAGGCCTCGGCCCGGCGGCTGGGTGTCGAGGCGATCGGCCTCTACCAGCTGCACAAACCGGATCCCGACGTGCCCTGGGCCGAATCCGTCGGCGCGCTGCGCGATCTGCTCGACGCCGGCACGATCCGGGCCGCCGGGATCTCCAATGTGACGACGGACCAGATCCGCGAGGCGCATACCATCCTCGGCGAGGGGCTGGTCTCCGTACAGAACCGCTACTCCCCCGCCGTGCGGGACAGTGAGCCGGAGCTGCGGCTGAGCAGACGGCTGGGGCTCGCCTTCCTGCCGTGGAGTCCGCTGGGCGGCATCACCCGAAGCTCACTCGACGGCCCGCCCGAGCCGGCCTCTGCGGGCACGCCCTTCCACCGGGTCGCATCCGCCCACGGTGTCAGCCCGCAACAGGTGGCGCTGGCCTGGCTGTTGACCCGCTCACCTGCCATGGTCCCGGTTCCGGGGGCCAGCCGCCCCGCGTCGGTCCAGGACTCCGCCCGGGCGGCCTCGCTGAAGCTGAACGAGGCGGAGACGGCCCTGCTCGACGCCACCGGGCAGGGCGCTTCCTAG
- a CDS encoding CDGSH iron-sulfur domain-containing protein, with translation MRVDREDGPLLVEGPVEVTTGDGEVFVSERFVVAICTCRRSRTYPWCDTSHRRRVPGPADESAAATTTAEDGS, from the coding sequence ATGCGGGTGGACCGGGAGGACGGTCCGCTGCTGGTGGAGGGGCCCGTGGAGGTGACCACGGGCGACGGCGAGGTCTTCGTCTCCGAGCGGTTCGTCGTCGCCATCTGCACCTGCCGCCGCAGCCGTACGTACCCGTGGTGCGACACGAGCCACCGCCGGCGCGTCCCCGGGCCCGCCGACGAAAGCGCCGCGGCCACCACGACAGCCGAGGACGGATCATGA
- a CDS encoding NAD(P)H-binding protein yields the protein MRIAVFGANGPTGRRLTAQALDRGHEVVAVTRRPGSLADRPGLTEAVADATDPAAVAAALDGTDAVLSALGARFSKETITTYSASAAALTDAMARHGIKRLLAISSSIADPAWRPTGAHFFNHVLDPLVNRRLGRTLHEDMRRMEDVIRATGLDWTLVRPSGLFEHPAVTDYRTEETSADGVFTARTDLAASMLRELDERRYVRTAVGVITTDVRPNIAKLIWNEGVKKK from the coding sequence ATGCGTATCGCAGTCTTCGGCGCCAACGGACCCACCGGCCGCCGTCTCACCGCCCAGGCCCTCGACCGGGGCCACGAGGTCGTCGCGGTGACCCGCCGCCCCGGCTCCCTCGCCGACCGGCCGGGCCTCACCGAGGCCGTCGCGGACGCCACCGATCCGGCGGCCGTCGCCGCCGCGCTCGACGGGACGGACGCCGTCCTCTCGGCGCTGGGCGCGCGCTTCAGCAAGGAGACGATCACCACGTACTCGGCGAGCGCCGCGGCCCTCACCGATGCCATGGCCCGCCACGGCATCAAGCGGCTGCTCGCCATCAGCTCCAGCATCGCCGACCCCGCCTGGCGCCCCACCGGCGCGCACTTCTTCAACCACGTCCTCGACCCCCTGGTCAACCGGCGCCTCGGCCGCACCCTGCACGAGGACATGCGCCGCATGGAGGACGTGATCCGTGCGACCGGTCTCGACTGGACCCTCGTCCGGCCCTCCGGCCTCTTCGAGCACCCGGCCGTCACCGACTACCGCACCGAGGAGACCAGTGCCGACGGCGTCTTCACCGCCCGCACCGATCTCGCCGCGAGCATGCTGCGCGAACTGGACGAGCGGCGCTACGTCCGTACGGCCGTGGGCGTCATCACCACGGACGTGAGGCCGAACATCGCCAAGCTCATCTGGAACGAGGGCGTGAAGAAGAAGTGA
- a CDS encoding thiamine pyrophosphate-dependent enzyme, producing MTRTVARTIVDALTELGVRQVFGVVGDALNPLTDAIRLTEDIEWVGCRHEEAAAFAASAQSQLSGTIGVCMGTVGPGSVHLLNGLYDAAKSRTPVLAVAGQVAVADMGSDAFQEVDNDALFSDVAVFRATLTSPDQLPQLLETAVRSALGRRGVAVLTVPADLGDRKLGTDRRARCPLSTAVTRPEEAAVRKAADLLERAERVTLLVGRGAREAREDVRELADRLAAPMVLTLKAKEGFEGDDNPFQVGQTGLIGNPAAASAMESADTLLLLGTDFPYRDWYPEGRTVVQVDTEPAHIGRRVPVEAGLVGDVGVTVRDLLACLGAGEGRDRTHLDRARKHFASWRLSQARTADPAHDEHPVGRMRAALDNPTHGIRPEALAAAVDRTASDDAVFTSDTGMATVWLSRFVEMRGERRLIGSYNLGSMANAMPQALGAQCLDRQRQVVAFCGDGGLSMLLGDLMTLRTAELPVKLIVFDNRRLGMVKLEQEQTGLPEFGTELDNPDFAAVATALGITGIRVTDPDALEESVRRAFGTPGPVLLDVLTNPDEIAVPAKPTAAQGWGFVVAKAKEITRQK from the coding sequence GTGACCCGTACCGTTGCCCGCACCATCGTCGACGCCCTGACCGAACTCGGCGTGCGCCAGGTGTTCGGCGTCGTCGGAGACGCGCTCAACCCGCTGACGGACGCCATCAGGCTCACCGAGGACATCGAGTGGGTGGGATGCCGGCACGAGGAGGCCGCCGCCTTCGCCGCCAGTGCGCAGTCCCAGCTGTCCGGCACCATCGGCGTCTGCATGGGCACCGTCGGCCCCGGCTCGGTCCACCTGCTCAACGGCCTCTACGACGCGGCCAAGAGCCGTACCCCCGTCCTGGCCGTCGCCGGACAGGTGGCCGTGGCCGACATGGGCAGCGACGCCTTCCAGGAAGTCGACAACGACGCCCTCTTCAGCGATGTCGCGGTGTTCCGGGCCACGCTCACCTCTCCCGACCAGTTGCCGCAGCTGCTGGAGACGGCCGTCCGCAGCGCCCTGGGCCGCCGGGGCGTCGCCGTCCTCACCGTGCCGGCCGACCTCGGCGACCGGAAGCTGGGCACGGACCGCAGGGCACGCTGCCCCCTGAGCACGGCGGTCACCCGGCCCGAGGAGGCAGCCGTACGGAAGGCGGCCGACCTCCTCGAACGCGCCGAGCGGGTCACCCTCCTCGTCGGCAGGGGTGCCCGCGAGGCCCGTGAGGACGTTCGGGAACTGGCCGACCGGCTCGCGGCCCCGATGGTGCTCACCCTGAAGGCGAAAGAGGGCTTCGAGGGCGACGACAACCCCTTCCAGGTCGGCCAGACCGGGCTGATCGGCAACCCGGCGGCCGCCTCCGCCATGGAGTCGGCCGACACCCTTCTGCTCCTGGGCACCGACTTCCCCTACCGGGACTGGTATCCGGAGGGCCGCACCGTCGTCCAGGTCGACACCGAGCCCGCCCACATCGGCCGCCGGGTCCCGGTCGAGGCCGGGCTCGTCGGCGATGTCGGCGTCACCGTCCGGGATCTGCTCGCCTGCCTGGGCGCAGGGGAGGGCCGCGACCGCACACACCTCGACCGGGCCCGGAAGCACTTCGCGTCCTGGCGCCTAAGCCAGGCCCGCACGGCGGACCCGGCGCACGACGAGCACCCGGTGGGGCGGATGCGTGCCGCGCTCGACAACCCCACCCACGGGATACGGCCCGAGGCCCTCGCCGCGGCGGTCGACCGGACCGCCTCCGACGACGCGGTCTTCACCTCCGACACCGGCATGGCCACCGTGTGGCTCTCCCGGTTCGTGGAGATGCGCGGGGAGCGGCGTCTGATCGGCTCGTACAACCTCGGCTCCATGGCCAATGCCATGCCCCAGGCTCTCGGCGCCCAGTGCCTGGACCGGCAGCGCCAGGTGGTCGCGTTCTGCGGCGACGGCGGACTGAGCATGCTGCTCGGAGACCTCATGACCCTCAGGACCGCCGAGCTCCCCGTCAAACTGATCGTCTTCGACAACCGCCGCCTCGGGATGGTCAAGCTGGAGCAGGAACAGACGGGACTGCCCGAATTCGGCACCGAGCTCGACAACCCGGACTTCGCCGCGGTGGCCACGGCCCTGGGGATCACCGGCATCCGCGTCACGGACCCCGACGCGCTGGAGGAGTCCGTGCGCCGGGCCTTCGGCACACCGGGGCCGGTCCTGCTCGACGTCCTGACCAACCCGGACGAGATCGCCGTACCCGCCAAGCCGACCGCCGCCCAGGGCTGGGGCTTCGTCGTCGCCAAGGCGAAAGAGATCACACGGCAGAAATGA
- a CDS encoding TetR family transcriptional regulator — protein sequence MNNAALAPARTRGRPPGNPPTRASIVSAARTLFLERGYRATTLRAVAGAAGVDAALIAYHFGSKKGLFADVMQFQCANALAVDEVLGGDPATLPGRLIDAVTGLWEDTDFRRLTTGDEATEVIREYLERELLARLVEFLGGRDATARATAVVTILGGLIYTRYVNPLPTPAALTPAQTRTALTPALRAALAPTGARRQSRGKPGTEGGRVLAGGGCGQ from the coding sequence ATGAATAACGCCGCCCTCGCCCCCGCCCGCACCCGGGGCCGCCCCCCGGGCAATCCGCCGACCCGAGCCTCGATCGTCTCGGCGGCCCGCACCCTGTTCCTGGAGCGCGGCTACCGGGCGACCACGCTGCGCGCGGTGGCCGGGGCCGCCGGGGTCGACGCGGCGCTGATCGCGTACCACTTCGGCTCGAAGAAGGGCCTGTTCGCGGACGTGATGCAGTTCCAGTGCGCCAACGCGCTGGCGGTGGACGAGGTCCTCGGCGGCGACCCGGCCACGCTGCCCGGCCGGCTGATCGACGCGGTGACGGGCCTGTGGGAGGATACCGACTTCCGCCGGCTCACCACGGGCGACGAGGCCACCGAGGTCATCCGCGAGTACCTGGAACGCGAGCTGCTGGCCCGGCTTGTTGAATTTCTCGGCGGCCGGGACGCGACCGCGCGTGCCACGGCGGTCGTGACGATCCTGGGCGGCCTGATCTACACCCGCTACGTCAACCCGCTCCCCACCCCCGCCGCCCTCACCCCGGCACAGACCCGCACCGCCCTCACCCCGGCCCTCCGCGCGGCCCTGGCCCCGACCGGGGCCCGGCGGCAGTCACGGGGGAAGCCGGGAACCGAGGGAGGGCGCGTCCTGGCCGGCGGCGGCTGCGGCCAGTAA